Proteins encoded by one window of Halomonas sp. SH5A2:
- a CDS encoding tellurite resistance TerB family protein, translating into MNASKILQQLMQQAGGSQKGSSSGGVDVKGMLSGLSKQLGGGDQGGKSSGGSSSGFDMKSLLGGGAMGMLVGSKRGRKLGGKALKYGAIAGVGVLAWKAWQSSQAGKNASGEQGSGEGERVEVLNGEYQERRSLELLQAMIMAARADGHIDEQEQALITEQIDELGADREMHNWVERQLKAPLDAQALAREADSPQAAREMYLISVAVTDEQNPMERAWLDQLASALELSPDMARELEQQAQQAG; encoded by the coding sequence ATGAACGCAAGCAAGATTTTACAGCAACTGATGCAGCAGGCAGGCGGTAGCCAGAAGGGCAGCAGCAGTGGCGGCGTCGATGTCAAAGGCATGCTGAGTGGCCTGTCCAAACAGTTGGGCGGTGGTGATCAAGGCGGCAAGTCCAGCGGCGGCTCATCAAGTGGGTTCGATATGAAAAGCCTGCTTGGCGGTGGTGCCATGGGCATGCTGGTCGGCTCCAAGCGTGGCCGCAAATTGGGCGGGAAAGCGCTCAAGTACGGCGCCATTGCGGGCGTTGGCGTGTTGGCCTGGAAGGCCTGGCAAAGCTCGCAAGCTGGTAAAAATGCGTCCGGCGAGCAGGGCAGTGGTGAAGGCGAGCGCGTCGAGGTGCTAAACGGCGAGTATCAGGAACGCCGCAGCCTTGAATTGCTGCAGGCAATGATCATGGCCGCCCGGGCCGATGGCCATATCGACGAGCAGGAGCAGGCGCTGATCACCGAGCAGATTGATGAGCTGGGTGCTGATCGGGAAATGCATAACTGGGTGGAGCGGCAGCTAAAGGCGCCGTTGGACGCCCAGGCACTGGCCCGTGAAGCGGATTCCCCCCAGGCGGCGCGGGAAATGTACCTGATCAGCGTGGCCGTGACCGACGAACAAAACCCCATGGAGCGCGCCTGGCTCGACCAGTTGGCAAGCGCCCTCGAATTATCGCCGGACATGGCCCGCGAGCTTGAGCAGCAAGCCCAGCAGGCCGGTTGA
- a CDS encoding CoA-acylating methylmalonate-semialdehyde dehydrogenase: MTTTTTPAIQHFINGQVSQGTGAAQDVFNPATGQVSGRVSLAGEHDVNAAVDAAQAAFPAWADTPAIRRARVMFKFLELLNANKDALAEAITKEHGKVFTDAQGEVARGIDIVEFACGIPQLMKGDYTEQVSTGIDNWTVRQPLGVVAGITPFNFPVMVPMWMFPVAIVTGNTFILKPSPLDPSASLMIADLLKQAGLPDGVFNVVQGGKDSVELLLDHPEVKALSFVGSTPIANLIYERGARHGKRVQALGGAKNHMVVMPDAHLDKAVDALIGAAYGSAGERCMAISVAVLVGDVADKVVPALAERAKSLKVKNGMQLDAEMGPIVTREAHQRITGYIDKGVAEGAELLVDGREFDASQTGDGCADGFWMGGTLFDHVTPEMTIYKEEIFGPVLVCVRVPDAATAIQLINDHEFGNGVSCFTESGSVAREFGRRIQVGMVGINVPIPVPMAWHGFGGWKRSLFGDTHAYGEEGVRFYTKQKSIMQRWSDSIDGGADFVMPTAK, translated from the coding sequence ATGACCACAACAACGACCCCTGCTATCCAACATTTTATTAATGGCCAGGTAAGCCAGGGCACTGGCGCTGCCCAGGACGTGTTCAATCCTGCGACGGGCCAGGTTAGCGGTCGAGTGTCGCTGGCCGGTGAGCACGATGTGAACGCCGCCGTGGATGCCGCCCAGGCTGCGTTTCCTGCCTGGGCCGATACGCCGGCCATTCGCCGCGCGCGGGTGATGTTCAAGTTTCTGGAGTTACTCAACGCCAATAAAGACGCGTTGGCCGAGGCGATCACTAAAGAACACGGCAAGGTGTTTACCGATGCTCAGGGCGAAGTGGCCCGGGGCATCGATATCGTCGAGTTCGCCTGCGGTATTCCCCAGTTGATGAAGGGCGACTACACTGAACAGGTGAGCACCGGGATCGATAACTGGACGGTTCGCCAGCCGCTTGGCGTGGTGGCAGGGATTACGCCGTTCAATTTTCCTGTCATGGTGCCCATGTGGATGTTTCCGGTGGCGATCGTGACGGGTAATACCTTTATCCTCAAACCGAGCCCGCTGGACCCCAGCGCCTCGTTGATGATTGCCGACCTGCTCAAGCAAGCCGGTTTGCCTGATGGCGTGTTTAACGTCGTTCAAGGCGGCAAGGACTCAGTTGAACTGCTGCTGGATCATCCCGAGGTCAAGGCGCTGTCGTTTGTCGGCTCCACACCCATCGCCAACCTGATTTACGAGCGGGGCGCCCGCCACGGCAAGCGCGTCCAGGCGCTCGGCGGGGCGAAAAACCATATGGTCGTGATGCCCGATGCGCATCTGGATAAAGCCGTTGATGCCCTGATCGGCGCCGCCTATGGCTCAGCGGGCGAGCGTTGCATGGCGATCAGCGTGGCCGTGCTGGTGGGCGATGTGGCTGATAAGGTCGTGCCAGCGCTAGCGGAGCGCGCCAAGTCGCTCAAGGTGAAAAACGGCATGCAGTTGGACGCCGAAATGGGCCCGATTGTGACCCGCGAAGCGCACCAGCGCATTACCGGTTATATCGACAAGGGCGTGGCCGAAGGGGCTGAGCTGCTGGTCGACGGGCGCGAGTTTGACGCCTCACAGACCGGCGACGGCTGTGCTGATGGTTTCTGGATGGGCGGTACGCTGTTCGACCATGTCACGCCGGAAATGACGATTTACAAAGAAGAAATTTTTGGCCCGGTACTGGTCTGCGTGCGGGTGCCTGATGCGGCCACGGCGATTCAGCTGATCAACGACCATGAGTTCGGCAACGGCGTCAGCTGCTTTACCGAAAGCGGCAGTGTGGCGCGGGAGTTTGGTCGCCGCATTCAAGTGGGCATGGTGGGTATCAACGTGCCCATCCCGGTGCCGATGGCATGGCACGGCTTCGGCGGCTGGAAGCGTTCGCTGTTTGGCGACACCCATGCCTACGGTGAAGAAGGCGTGCGTTTCTACACCAAGCAGAAGTCGATCATGCAGCGCTGGTCCGACTCGATCGATGGCGGGGCCGATTTCGTCATGCCCACCGCCAAGTAA
- a CDS encoding LysR family transcriptional regulator yields the protein MQEYATLRAFVAVARAGSVSRAAEQLHLTQPAISLKLKQLQANLGLTLFNRRPQGLSLTADGLALLPAAEKALASASAFEQTASALHSTLRGKLTIGTIVDPEFIRLGAFLSRLMLRAPQLETELHHGMSGRVLTRIEQGELDVGFYLAPPGEGTGHSALAWRELTQFDYHVIAPAGWEARLADTRWASLARLPWIVTPPDSVHHRLLQNRLADSGITPNRVAQVDQEACMLDLVRAGVGLSLARDALAMAERQESGLAVADHVRLPCALGLIWRHDRAAEPPIAAALKTLDDVWPPRHGQV from the coding sequence ATGCAAGAATACGCCACACTACGGGCGTTCGTGGCGGTTGCCCGCGCTGGCAGCGTGTCCCGCGCCGCCGAGCAACTGCACCTCACCCAGCCCGCCATCAGCCTAAAGTTGAAGCAGCTTCAGGCTAATCTAGGTCTCACACTGTTCAACCGACGCCCTCAAGGCCTGAGCCTGACCGCCGACGGTCTTGCCTTGTTACCGGCTGCCGAAAAGGCGCTGGCCAGCGCCAGCGCTTTTGAACAGACCGCCAGCGCCCTGCACAGCACGCTGCGAGGCAAACTGACCATCGGCACCATCGTCGACCCCGAGTTTATTCGTCTCGGGGCCTTTTTGAGCCGCCTGATGCTCAGAGCGCCGCAGCTTGAAACCGAGCTGCACCACGGCATGAGCGGCCGCGTGTTGACACGCATTGAACAGGGCGAGCTGGACGTCGGCTTTTACCTCGCCCCACCTGGGGAAGGCACCGGCCACTCGGCGCTGGCCTGGCGTGAGCTGACCCAGTTCGATTATCACGTGATTGCGCCTGCCGGCTGGGAGGCGCGGCTGGCAGATACCCGCTGGGCGTCGCTGGCCCGCCTACCGTGGATCGTCACTCCCCCCGACTCCGTTCACCACCGACTCCTTCAGAACCGCCTGGCCGACAGCGGCATCACGCCAAACCGGGTCGCCCAGGTCGACCAGGAAGCCTGTATGCTCGACCTTGTGCGCGCCGGCGTGGGCCTTAGCCTGGCGCGTGACGCCTTGGCCATGGCCGAACGTCAGGAAAGCGGCCTGGCCGTGGCGGACCATGTTCGCCTGCCCTGTGCGCTGGGCCTGATTTGGCGGCACGACCGTGCCGCCGAGCCCCCCATCGCCGCCGCGCTAAAAACCCTGGACGACGTATGGCCACCGCGCCACGGCCAGGTTTAA
- a CDS encoding GMC family oxidoreductase, with protein sequence MTDTTNNTFDFIVVGAGTAGCLLANRLSANPNHRVLLIEAGGRDNYHWIHIPVGYLYCINNPRTDWMFRTEPDKGLNGRSLIYPRGKTLGGCSSINGMLYVRGQARDYNHWAEVTGDDAWRWENCLPDFIKHEHHHRLDEGGDADAEHRDFHGHGGEWRVEKQRLSWQVLDDFAEAAAQSGIPRTRDFNRGDNEGVDYFEVNQRAGWRWNTSKAFLRPVRQRQNLTVWHSTHVNRLVFANDGTTTRCVGAEVVRNGETLRVRANQEVILSAGSIGSPQLLQLSGIGPADLLAEHDIEVVSALPGVGENLQDHLQIRSVYKVQGGKTLNTIANSLVGKAKIGLEYALKRTGPMSMAPSQLCIFTRSSEEYDYANIQYHVQPLSLEAFGQPLHPYSAITASVCNLNPSSRGSVRIKSRDPRQAPAIMPNYLSTPEDRKVAADSLRVTRRIAEQAAFAKYHPEEMKPGLEYQTDDELARLAGDIGTTIFHPVGTARMGREDDPMAVVDSQLRVRGITGLRVADASVMPTITSGNTNSPTLMIAEKAAGWILSARSSN encoded by the coding sequence ATGACCGATACAACTAACAATACCTTTGACTTTATTGTAGTGGGTGCAGGTACTGCGGGGTGCCTGCTGGCCAATCGATTGAGCGCCAACCCCAACCATCGGGTACTGCTTATCGAGGCGGGTGGGCGCGATAACTACCACTGGATTCATATTCCAGTGGGCTATCTTTACTGCATCAATAACCCGCGCACCGACTGGATGTTCCGCACCGAGCCGGATAAAGGGCTCAACGGCCGCTCGTTGATTTACCCACGGGGCAAGACCCTGGGTGGCTGTTCGAGCATCAACGGCATGCTGTATGTCCGCGGTCAAGCGAGGGACTATAACCACTGGGCCGAGGTGACCGGCGACGATGCCTGGCGCTGGGAAAACTGTCTGCCTGATTTTATCAAGCACGAACACCATCATCGCCTGGATGAAGGCGGCGATGCCGACGCTGAGCACCGCGATTTTCACGGCCACGGCGGTGAATGGCGGGTGGAAAAGCAGCGGCTAAGTTGGCAAGTGCTGGATGATTTTGCTGAAGCGGCGGCACAGTCGGGTATTCCCCGGACACGCGACTTTAATCGCGGCGACAACGAAGGGGTGGACTACTTTGAGGTCAATCAGCGCGCTGGCTGGCGCTGGAATACGTCAAAAGCGTTCTTGAGGCCAGTGCGACAGCGTCAGAACCTTACCGTCTGGCACTCAACCCATGTCAATCGACTCGTGTTTGCTAACGATGGCACAACGACGCGCTGTGTGGGTGCCGAAGTGGTGCGCAACGGTGAGACGCTGCGAGTGCGCGCCAACCAGGAAGTGATCCTGTCCGCTGGGTCGATTGGTTCGCCTCAGTTGTTACAGCTTTCTGGTATCGGTCCCGCTGACTTGCTGGCCGAGCACGATATCGAGGTGGTAAGCGCCTTGCCTGGCGTGGGCGAAAACCTGCAGGATCACCTGCAAATCCGCTCGGTGTATAAGGTCCAGGGGGGTAAAACACTCAACACGATTGCCAACTCTCTGGTGGGCAAGGCTAAAATTGGCCTGGAGTATGCCCTTAAACGTACCGGGCCCATGAGTATGGCGCCGTCGCAGCTGTGTATCTTTACGCGCAGCTCCGAGGAGTATGACTACGCCAATATCCAGTACCACGTTCAGCCGTTAAGCCTGGAAGCTTTTGGCCAGCCGCTACATCCGTACTCCGCGATTACTGCGAGCGTGTGCAACCTGAACCCCAGCAGCCGCGGGTCGGTCAGGATTAAAAGCCGCGACCCACGCCAGGCGCCCGCCATCATGCCGAATTACCTGAGTACGCCGGAGGATCGTAAGGTGGCTGCGGATTCATTGCGGGTGACGCGCCGGATTGCCGAGCAGGCTGCCTTTGCCAAGTACCATCCAGAAGAGATGAAGCCTGGCCTCGAGTACCAGACTGACGATGAACTGGCGCGCCTGGCGGGGGATATTGGCACGACGATTTTCCACCCCGTGGGCACGGCAAGGATGGGGCGAGAAGATGACCCGATGGCCGTCGTCGATAGCCAGTTGCGCGTTCGCGGTATCACTGGGCTGCGCGTGGCGGATGCCAGTGTGATGCCGACCATCACCAGCGGCAACACAAACTCCCCGACGCTGATGATCGCGGAAAAAGCCGCCGGGTGGATATTATCGGCGCGGTCATCGAACTGA
- a CDS encoding NAD-dependent succinate-semialdehyde dehydrogenase, giving the protein MSNSITTVNPTTGETLQTYALMDESQAKQIVEASHQAFLDWRLKPLEHRAQVVKAIGEALKANKEALADLMVKEMGKLPEQAYQEVDLCVGICDYTAQHGPETLADEVRNPSNGERGIVTYSPMGVIYGIQPWNFPAYQVVRYSIANIMAGNAVLLKHAECVTGSGLLLEKIYREAGLPENVFRTLVMSHDVSDKVIAHPAVRGVTLTGSDGAGRKVATKAAEHLKKTVLELGSNDAYLVLDDADLEVAVDTCVMGRVYNTGQTCVAAKRFVVTEANYEAFKERFVEKMNALKVGDPTQSGTDVGPMARVDLRDDLHEQVEESVRKGATILCGGQKPEGNGAFYPVTVLDNVTPGQPAYDDELFGPVAALIRAKDDDDAMRIANDSRYGLGGGIISQDVKRATELASQYFDTGMVFINGFGVATPEMPFGGVKDSGYGREHGGFGMHEFVNAKSVIVVKE; this is encoded by the coding sequence ATGAGCAACAGCATCACCACCGTTAACCCCACCACCGGCGAAACGCTACAGACCTATGCGCTGATGGATGAAAGCCAGGCGAAACAGATCGTTGAGGCCAGCCATCAGGCATTCCTCGACTGGCGTCTAAAACCCCTTGAGCACCGCGCCCAAGTCGTCAAAGCCATCGGCGAAGCCCTCAAGGCGAACAAGGAAGCGCTTGCCGACCTGATGGTCAAGGAAATGGGTAAGCTGCCCGAGCAGGCCTATCAGGAAGTGGATCTTTGCGTGGGCATCTGCGATTACACCGCCCAGCACGGCCCTGAAACCCTTGCCGATGAAGTACGCAACCCCAGCAACGGCGAGCGTGGCATTGTCACCTATTCGCCCATGGGCGTGATCTACGGCATTCAGCCGTGGAACTTCCCTGCTTATCAGGTGGTACGCTATTCCATCGCCAACATCATGGCGGGTAACGCCGTACTGCTGAAGCATGCCGAATGTGTCACTGGCAGCGGCCTGCTGCTTGAAAAAATCTACCGCGAGGCGGGTCTGCCGGAAAACGTTTTCCGCACGCTGGTCATGTCCCACGATGTCTCTGACAAAGTGATCGCCCACCCCGCCGTGCGCGGCGTCACGCTAACCGGTAGCGACGGTGCCGGGCGCAAAGTGGCCACCAAGGCCGCCGAGCATCTGAAAAAGACCGTGCTTGAACTGGGCTCCAACGACGCCTACCTGGTACTCGACGACGCCGACCTGGAGGTCGCCGTTGATACCTGCGTCATGGGCCGCGTCTACAACACTGGCCAAACCTGTGTCGCCGCCAAGCGCTTCGTGGTCACCGAGGCCAACTACGAGGCCTTCAAGGAGCGTTTCGTCGAGAAGATGAACGCCCTGAAGGTGGGCGACCCGACGCAAAGCGGTACCGACGTTGGCCCCATGGCGCGTGTCGATTTGCGCGACGACCTTCACGAGCAGGTCGAAGAGAGCGTACGCAAAGGCGCAACGATCCTGTGCGGCGGCCAAAAGCCCGAAGGCAACGGTGCCTTCTACCCGGTCACCGTGTTGGATAACGTCACGCCTGGCCAACCGGCCTACGACGATGAGCTGTTCGGTCCCGTTGCGGCGTTGATTCGCGCCAAGGATGACGACGACGCCATGCGGATTGCCAACGACAGTCGTTACGGCCTTGGCGGCGGAATTATATCCCAGGACGTGAAGCGCGCCACCGAGCTTGCCAGCCAGTATTTCGATACCGGCATGGTATTTATCAACGGCTTTGGCGTGGCTACTCCGGAAATGCCGTTTGGCGGCGTGAAGGATTCAGGCTACGGCCGTGAGCACGGCGGCTTCGGCATGCACGAATTCGTCAACGCCAAGTCGGTCATCGTTGTAAAAGAGTGA
- a CDS encoding cold-shock protein, which produces MATGTVKWFNDTKGFGFISPDDNGDDLFAHFSEIQADGFKTLQDGQKVSFDVTQGKKGLQASNIKVL; this is translated from the coding sequence ATGGCAACTGGTACCGTTAAGTGGTTTAACGACACTAAAGGCTTCGGCTTTATTTCTCCGGACGACAACGGCGACGACCTGTTCGCGCATTTCTCCGAAATTCAGGCTGACGGTTTCAAAACCCTGCAAGACGGTCAGAAGGTTTCCTTCGACGTCACCCAGGGCAAAAAAGGCCTTCAGGCTTCCAACATCAAAGTTCTGTAA
- a CDS encoding complex I subunit 5 family protein — protein MIWRFGLLDSTFEPLTSAHWALGAALAAPLLLGLMAAVFPPKRTWPVALAYLPVLASGVGLLFAFEQSGLLRWQWELAGVGVSLRLNGLSVLLLLTTQWIGFAAALYTPGLLRLGDPEPLSRWLWPLMGGLLSALSLIWLATDLLTLYVGVELMGLAAVGMLMLSGKSAALLAGMRYLLLALVGSLAYLLGVALVLGQWGRLDLQGLAEVVEPGPVAWIAAALMGAGLALKAALFPLHGWLSPVHGSAWTPVSALHAALVIKASLFLQLQLWSILLTDSFYAPHIIAWLGTLAIVWGGVLAWRTDSLKTLVASSTVAQLGYLMVIFPLLLGPGISPLSSALAWDGFWLQLLGHAFAKAAMFMAAGNLMLATGESTLKGLAGTSRRLPLSLLVLGIAAVTLMGLPPSAGFTAKWLLLDAMIRSQQWWAITALLLGSLLTAAYVFRVFRYSFYESAPHHHYQALAPGMNLIALALALTAFALGLLAHFPLTLLNGGDG, from the coding sequence GTGATCTGGCGCTTTGGCCTTTTGGATAGCACTTTTGAACCCTTGACCAGCGCTCACTGGGCGCTGGGCGCTGCACTTGCTGCGCCGCTGCTACTGGGGCTGATGGCCGCTGTATTCCCCCCCAAGCGCACATGGCCTGTTGCGTTGGCCTATTTACCCGTGCTGGCTTCGGGTGTGGGGCTGTTGTTCGCTTTTGAGCAGTCGGGGTTGCTGCGTTGGCAGTGGGAGCTAGCTGGGGTCGGCGTCTCTCTACGCTTGAACGGGCTTAGCGTATTGCTGCTGCTCACCACTCAGTGGATTGGTTTTGCCGCCGCGCTCTACACACCCGGGCTGTTGCGCCTGGGCGATCCGGAACCGCTGTCGCGTTGGCTCTGGCCCTTGATGGGGGGGCTTCTGAGCGCGCTTTCATTGATCTGGCTGGCCACTGACCTGCTCACCCTCTACGTGGGGGTGGAACTGATGGGGCTGGCGGCGGTGGGCATGTTGATGCTGTCAGGCAAGTCGGCGGCGCTGTTGGCGGGCATGCGCTACCTGCTGCTCGCGCTGGTGGGGTCGCTGGCGTATTTATTGGGTGTGGCGCTGGTGTTGGGGCAATGGGGGCGGCTGGACCTTCAGGGCCTGGCGGAAGTGGTCGAACCCGGGCCGGTCGCCTGGATCGCTGCTGCGCTAATGGGCGCTGGCTTAGCCTTGAAAGCCGCCCTTTTCCCGCTTCATGGTTGGCTTTCACCGGTACACGGAAGTGCCTGGACACCGGTGAGCGCGCTGCACGCGGCGTTGGTCATCAAAGCCTCACTGTTTCTGCAGCTGCAGCTGTGGAGCATCTTACTAACAGACTCTTTCTACGCGCCGCACATTATCGCCTGGCTCGGCACGTTGGCGATTGTATGGGGAGGCGTGTTGGCGTGGCGCACCGATTCGCTGAAAACGCTGGTGGCATCGTCGACCGTTGCCCAGTTGGGCTACCTGATGGTGATCTTTCCGTTGCTGCTGGGTCCTGGCATCTCGCCGCTTTCGAGCGCATTAGCTTGGGACGGTTTCTGGCTCCAACTGTTGGGCCACGCTTTTGCCAAAGCGGCGATGTTCATGGCCGCTGGCAACCTGATGCTGGCAACAGGGGAGAGTACGCTCAAGGGGCTGGCAGGCACCAGCCGACGATTGCCGCTGTCGCTGTTAGTGTTGGGTATTGCCGCGGTAACGTTGATGGGCTTACCCCCCAGCGCTGGCTTCACCGCTAAATGGCTGTTACTTGACGCAATGATCAGGTCTCAGCAGTGGTGGGCGATCACCGCGCTGTTACTCGGTTCGCTACTGACGGCGGCCTATGTGTTTCGCGTGTTTCGCTATTCGTTTTACGAGTCGGCACCGCACCACCATTACCAGGCCCTGGCCCCAGGGATGAATCTTATCGCGCTGGCCCTTGCTCTTACCGCTTTCGCCCTGGGGCTGCTGGCGCACTTCCCCCTGACATTGCTAAACGGAGGTGACGGATGA
- a CDS encoding phosphatidylglycerophosphatase A family protein gives MLDTLNFWVATGFGLGLAPMAPGTFGSLIGIPLAWWLLGRPVGYQAAVIAVLLVAAVPVCHVAAWHYAGLDHGSIVADEYVAFPLAVIGLTAARKPLVMLLAFAIYRFFDSVKPPPIHLAEYVHGGLGIVLDDVIAALVTWVVLALLFKFLQRRTLKST, from the coding sequence ATGCTTGATACGCTCAATTTCTGGGTCGCCACCGGTTTTGGTCTAGGCTTGGCGCCTATGGCGCCGGGCACCTTCGGCTCGCTGATTGGCATACCGCTGGCGTGGTGGTTGCTGGGCAGGCCGGTTGGTTATCAGGCGGCGGTGATCGCCGTGCTGTTGGTGGCGGCAGTGCCGGTATGTCACGTCGCCGCGTGGCATTACGCGGGACTGGATCACGGCAGTATCGTTGCCGATGAGTATGTTGCGTTTCCGTTGGCCGTCATTGGATTAACGGCTGCGCGCAAGCCGCTGGTAATGCTGCTGGCGTTTGCGATTTACCGCTTTTTCGATAGCGTTAAACCGCCGCCGATTCACCTGGCGGAGTATGTTCATGGCGGCTTGGGCATCGTGCTGGACGATGTGATTGCCGCGCTAGTGACCTGGGTCGTGCTGGCGCTGCTGTTCAAATTCTTGCAACGCCGAACGCTAAAAAGCACTTAA
- a CDS encoding alpha/beta hydrolase, producing MTAPGELIIEPKSGKPADACVFILHGLGADGHDFEPLVPALGLPASANVRFIMPHAPRLPVTINGGMVMPAWYDILAMDLGRRVDEAQLKISAERIQTLIHEQIDQGIDSQRIIVAGFSQGGAVAYHAALSFPEPLGGLLAMSTYFATADSIALAEANRHIPIEVQHGSFDPIVPESLGKSGADRLTSMGYAVNYRQYSMAHSLCPQQVSDIGRWLLQRLK from the coding sequence ATGACAGCGCCTGGCGAACTCATCATCGAGCCAAAGAGCGGTAAACCCGCTGATGCGTGTGTATTCATATTGCATGGTTTAGGTGCCGACGGGCATGACTTTGAACCTTTAGTCCCCGCGCTAGGGTTGCCGGCCAGCGCCAATGTGCGCTTTATCATGCCCCACGCGCCCCGCTTGCCGGTGACCATCAACGGCGGAATGGTGATGCCCGCCTGGTACGATATTCTGGCGATGGATCTGGGCCGCCGGGTCGATGAGGCGCAGCTAAAGATCTCGGCCGAGCGTATTCAAACGCTGATTCATGAGCAGATTGACCAGGGTATCGACAGCCAGCGGATTATTGTGGCGGGTTTTTCCCAAGGGGGCGCCGTTGCTTATCATGCCGCGCTGTCATTCCCCGAGCCGCTTGGCGGGCTCTTGGCAATGTCGACTTACTTCGCCACCGCCGACAGCATTGCGCTGGCCGAGGCCAATCGGCATATTCCCATTGAGGTCCAGCACGGCAGCTTCGACCCTATCGTGCCGGAAAGCCTGGGTAAAAGCGGAGCTGACCGCTTAACGAGCATGGGCTATGCGGTCAATTATCGCCAGTATTCCATGGCCCACTCGCTTTGCCCCCAGCAGGTAAGTGATATTGGGCGCTGGCTTTTACAGCGGCTGAAATAA
- the msrA gene encoding peptide-methionine (S)-S-oxide reductase MsrA, with amino-acid sequence MMQRLTLRPLALGIAAATIGVTSTSLQAETPAEAVFAGGCFWCMEPPYDRQPGVTATISGYTGGELENPTYDDISSGDTGHIEVVKVEYDADQISYEQLLEIYWRNIDPFAVGRQFCDVGDQYRSAIFYQNDEQQALAEASKEAMEERFEESITTEILPADTFWAAEEYHQNYYEKNPVRYKFYRFSCGRDGRLEEVWGDEAGGPTYD; translated from the coding sequence ATGATGCAACGCCTAACACTTCGCCCACTAGCACTGGGTATCGCTGCGGCCACCATTGGCGTCACCAGCACCTCGCTGCAGGCCGAAACGCCCGCGGAAGCGGTCTTTGCCGGGGGCTGCTTCTGGTGCATGGAACCCCCTTACGACCGCCAGCCCGGCGTGACAGCAACCATTTCCGGCTATACCGGCGGCGAGCTGGAAAACCCCACTTACGACGACATCAGCAGTGGCGACACCGGCCATATAGAAGTGGTCAAGGTCGAATACGACGCAGACCAGATCAGCTACGAACAGCTGCTGGAAATTTACTGGCGCAATATCGACCCCTTCGCCGTCGGCCGTCAGTTCTGCGATGTCGGCGACCAGTACCGTTCAGCGATTTTCTATCAGAATGACGAACAGCAAGCGCTTGCCGAAGCCTCGAAAGAAGCGATGGAAGAACGCTTCGAAGAGTCAATAACCACCGAGATACTGCCCGCTGACACTTTCTGGGCAGCCGAGGAATACCACCAGAACTACTACGAGAAAAACCCGGTCCGCTACAAGTTCTACCGCTTCAGCTGCGGTCGTGATGGCCGCCTGGAAGAGGTTTGGGGCGACGAAGCTGGCGGGCCAACCTATGACTAG